Proteins encoded in a region of the Coregonus clupeaformis isolate EN_2021a chromosome 9, ASM2061545v1, whole genome shotgun sequence genome:
- the ints2 gene encoding integrator complex subunit 2: protein MSESAGLQFVSPYAFEAMQKVDVVRLAALSDPELRLLLPCLVRMALCAPADQSQSWAQDKKLILRLLSGVEAVNSIVALLSVDFHALEQDARKEQQLRHKAGGSNGESILVSQLQHGLTLEFEHSDPLRRLRLALSELLAIMNKVSDSNGEWFLKSSELFESPVYLEEVADVLCILQAELPSLLPIIDVAEALLHVRNGDWFLCLLVANVPDSFNEVCRGLIKNGERQDEESMGGRRRTEALRQLCQMNPSQALNIRAMVVEECHLPGLGVALTLDYKPDTADDAVSPLVSYVSGLLLGTNGKVRTWFSMFIRNGQQRKRESSSVLWQMRRQLLLELVAILPRSRSTHEPNDSVEDAESSSGYSGLREEHVVKASALLRLYCALMGIAGLRPTDEEAEQLLQLMTSRPPATPAGVRFVSLSFCKLLAFPTLVSTPEQEQLMVMWLSWMIKEEEYFESAAGVAASFGEMLLLVAMYFHSNQLSAIIELVCSTLGMKIAIKPSSLSKMKTIFTQEIFTEQVVTAHAVRVAVTNNLSANITGFLPIHCIYQLLRSRAFTKHKVSIKDWIYRQLCETSTPLHTQLLPLIDVYINSILTPASKANPEATNQPITEQEILTIYQGSTAVGEGGRGVRSRYSITTQLLILYYILSYEEALLSNTKQLALMQRKPKSYSAILMDQIPIKYLITQAQGLQQELGGLHSALLRLLATNYPHLCMVEDWVCEEEVTGTLPLLRRMLLTSNTCRYSQTQLHDAFQKVPSSGPRLMRMLDHLTLLSAGDLIPYSEALTSSMGLLLGPSVPRRIPQTLNKLWMVLNTVMPRRLWVMTVNALQPSVKMLRQPRYIQNDLMVDPLIVLRCDQRVYRCPPLMDIVLHMLNGYLLASKAYLNSHLKETADFDRQSQTISNLGLGQAGQPDTPEVTREELKNALLAAQDSAAVQILLEVCLPTSEVQTGPLGAVGDAESLLQSMRAAPGSIKQEEGSRRAEGQGEPEGGLLSDLREVQCLICCLLHQMFIADPNIAKLVHFQGYPQALLPLTVAGIPSIHICLDFIPELLAQPQLEKQIFAIQLLSHLCTQYALPKSLSVARLAVSVMATLLTVLTRAKRFSFFMPTLPCLVAFCQAFPPLYEDVATLLVQVGQVCASDVSTKTRDIDPLITRLQYLKEKPQEVLIPGRDQSKLSLPQRAAEELGGADPDVQLCYRIEATFMDIISTSHHGL from the exons ATGTCAGAGAGTGCAGGGCTGCAGTTTGTCAGCCCGTATGCCTTTGAGGCCATGCAGAAGGTGGATGTGGTGCGTCTGGCTGCCCTGAGTGACCCAGAGCTGAGGCTGCTGCTGCCCTGCCTGGTTCGGATGGCTCTGTGTGCCCCAGCCGACCAGAGCCAGTCCTGGGCCCAGGACAAGAAGCTCATCCTGCGCCTGCTCTCCGGGGTGGAGGCTGTCAACTCCATTGTGGCCCTCCTGTCTGTCGACTTCCATGCTTTGGAGCAGGATGCCAGGAAGGAACAGCAACTCAG GCACAAGGCTGGTGGCTCTAATGGAGAGAGCATCTTGGTGTCTCAGCTGCAGCATGGCCTCACCCTGGAGTTTGAACACAGTGACCCTCTCAGGAGACTCAGGCTGGCGCTCAGTGAACTACTGGCCATCATGAACAAG GTGTCTGATTCCAATGGGGAATGGTTCCTGAAGTCCTCTGAGCTATTTGAGAGCCCTGTTTACCTGGAAGAAGTTGCAGATGTTCTCTGTATACTTCAAGCAG AGTTGCCCTCCCTGCTGCCCATCATAGACGTGGCAGAGGCTTTGCTACATGTGAGAAACGGTGACTGGTTCTTGTGCCTGCTGGTTGCCAATGTCCCTGACAGCTTTAATGAAG TGTGCAGGGGCCTGATAAAGAACGGGGAGCGTCAGGATGAGGAGAGCATGGGGGGGAGACGCAGGACAGAGGCCCTGAGACAGCTGTGTCAGATGAACCCCTCCCAGGCCCTCAACATCAGAGCCATGGTG GTGGAGGAGTGTCACCTGCCAGGTCTGGGTGTGGCCCTGACCCTGGACTATAAGCCTGACACGGCCGATGATGCGGTCAGCCCCCTGGTGTCCTACGTCAGTGGGCTGCTGCTGGGCACAAATGGGAAAGTACGCACCTGGTTCAGCATGTTCATACGCAATGGACAACAG aggAAGCGTGAGAGCAGTTCAGTGCTGTGGCAGATGCGTAGGCAGCTGTTGTTGGAGCTGGTGGCCATCTTGCCCCGGTCGCGCAGCACCCACGAGCCCAATGACAGTGTGGAAGATGCAGAGAGCAGCTCTGGGTACTCTGGTCTCCGGGAGGAGCATGTGGTGAAGGCTTCCGCCCTGCTCAGACTCTACTGTGCCCTCATGGGCATCGCAGGACTCAG GCCCACTGATGAGGAGGCAGAGCAGCTCCTTCAACTCATGACCAGTCGACCCCCGGCCACTCCAGCTGGGGTTCGATTTGTCTCTCTGTCCTTCTGTAAACTACTGGCCTTCCCCACACTCGTCAG CACCCCGGAGCAGGAGCAGCTGATGGTGATGTGGCTCAGCTGGATGATCAAAGAGGAGGAGTACTTTGAGAG tgctgCAGGGGTCGCCGCTTCCTTCGGAGAGATGCTATTACTGGTTGCCATGTATTTCCATAGCAACCAGCTCAGCGCCATCATCGAGCTGGTCTGCTCCACTTTGGGGATGAAG ATTGCAATTAAGCCCAGCTCTCTGAGCAAAATGAAGACTATCTTTACCCAGGAGATCTTCACTGAGCAG GTGGTCACTGCCCACGCTGTGAGGGTGGCGGTTACCAACAACCTGAGTGCCAACATCACAGGCTTCCTGCCCATCCACTGTATCTACCAGCTGCTCCGCAGCAGAGCCTTTACCAAGCACAAGGTCTCCATCAAG GACTGGATCTACAGGCAGCTGTGTGAGACATCCACCCCGCTCCACACCCAGCTGCTGCCCCTCATCGACGTGTACATCAACTCCATCCTCACTCCGGCCTCCAAGGCCAACCCTGAGGCCACCAACCAGCCAATCACTGAGCAGGAGATCCTCACCATCTACCAAGGCTCCACTGCAGTG gGAGAGGGTGGTCGAGGGGTGCGTTCCAGATACAGCATCACCACACAGCTCCTCATCCTCTACTATATTCTGTCCTATGAGGAGGCTCTCCTGTCCAACACTAAACAACTGG cTCTGATGCAGAGGAAGCCCAAGTCGTACTCCGCCATACTCATGGACCAGATCCCCATCAAATACCTCATCACCCAGGCCCAGGGCCTGCAACAGGAGTTGGGGG GCCTCCACTCAGCCTTGCTGCGTCTGCTGGCCACTAACTACCCCCACCTGTGTATGGTGGAGGACTGGGTGTGTGAGGAAGAGGTGACAGGAACCCTGCCTCTGCTCCGGAGGATGCTGCTCACCTCTAACACCTGCAGATACTCCCAGACACAACTCCACGACG CCTTCCAGAAGGTTCCCTCCAGTGGTCCCAGACTTATGAGGATGCTGGACCACCTGACCCTGCTGTCAGCTGGAGACCTGATCCCCTACTCCGAGGCTCTGACGAGTAGCATGGGTCTGCTACTGGGCCCCAGCGTCCCCCGACGCATCCCCCAGACCCTCAACAAGCTCTGGATGGTCCTCAACACTGTCATGCCCCGCAG GCTGTGGGTGATGACGGTGAATGCGCTGCAGCCCTCAGTAAAGATGCTGAGGCAGCCGAGGTATATTCAGAATGACCTGATGGTGGACCCCCTCATCGTGCTGCGCTGTGACCAGAGGGTCTACAG GTGTCCCCCTCTGATGGACATTGTCCTCCACATGCTGAATGGCTACCTGCTGGCCTCCAAGGCCTACCTCAACTCCCACCTGAAGGAGACAGCGGACTTTGACCGGCAGAGCCAGACCATCTCTAACCTGGGCCTGGGACAGGCTGGACAGCCAGACACCCCAGAGGTCACCAGAGAGGAGCTGAAGAACGCACTGCTGGCCGCTCAG gacaGTGCTGCAGTCCAGATCCTGCTGGAGGTGTGTCTGCCCACCTCCGAGGTGCAGACGGGGCCCCTAGGGGCTGTGGGCGACGCTGAGAGCCTGCTCCAGAGCATGAGGGCCGCGCCCGGGTCCATCAAACAGGAAGAGGGGTCCAGGAGAGCGGAGGGGCAAGGCGAGCCGGAAGGGGGGTTACTCAGTGACCTGAGGGAGGTGCAGTGTCTCATCTGCTGTCTGCTGCATCAGATGTTCATCGCTGACCCCAACATCGCCAAACTGGTGCACTTCCAG GGTTACCCCCAAGCTCTGCTTCCACTGACTGTGGCTGGCATCCCCTCCATCCATATCTGCCTGGACTTCATCCCAGAGCTGCTGGCCCAGCCCCAGCTGGAGAAACAG ATCTTTGCCATCCAGCTGCTGTCCCACCTGTGTACCCAGTACGCCCTGCCCAAGTCCCTCAGCGTGGCCCGCCTGGCCGTCAGCGTCATGGCCACGCTGCTCACAG tgCTGACCCGTGCCAAGCGTTTCTCCTTCTTCATGCCTACCCTGCCGTGCCTGGTGGCGTTCTGCCAGGCCTTCCCTCCGCTCTACGAGGACGTGGCGACCCTGCTGGTGCAGGTGGGACAGGTCTGTGCCTCCGACGTGTCCACCAAGACCAGGGACATCGACCCGCTCATCACCA ggcTGCAGTATCTGAAGGAGAAGCCCCAGGAGGTGTTGATACCAGGAAGGGACCAGTCCAAGCTGAGCCTTCCCCAGAGGGCAGCAGAGGAACTGGGTGGCGCCGACCCGGATGTCCAGCTCTGCTACCGGATAGAAGCCACCTTCATGGACATCATCAGCACCAGCCACCACGGattatag